The nucleotide window tctctcaacccttctataggatcatatggatctgagacatgggcacTACAGGCCATAgagaagtaaagttcccctctcagaccttgtggtctatagggcagatgatgtaaaggtcaaatgtttctttggcctacggttaaagggtgccatgtggccagcacaacaaccaaccccctttacttttctcttactaatgtcaggtacccattagagctgggtggactcgaggtgcccaaagatcccgaaattaaaaatcccagtcttcaccaggattcaaacccggtacccccggttcagaagacaagcgctttaccgcttagctaCCACGCCCCCAGACTATAGAGAAAGCAGCTAAGAATTCTTGAAaactttcaccaaagatgtctACGCTCTATCATGGGCATATGTTGGCAAGACAGCACTACAAATAATAAATGCAAATGCAGGTAGGGCAGTATACTAATAGTTACTACTTATAGCTCAACAGCTATGCTAGGCAGGGCATGTATCTCATATAAGGGATGACcctgccaaaggcaatcttttttggTGAGATGAAAGGTGGTTGGCATAACAGATGTGCCCCATCGAAACACTTTAAAGATCAGCTTAAGTGCCAACTAGCTTGAACTTTAATAGAAAttcagttgttattattatatgggaagacaacataaaagaatgaacaagcttgccattaaaagaggttctatccaaggtaaaagacagagaggaattgaAAAAGACGGTTTACAAACCTTCttgtgccccaatggtccaagagactaagggataggtgaaggtgaactaTATGATCTACACAATAGCgacaggttaaaaaaaaaatgataaatagaACCAGCTGGTGGATGTAGAAAGATATAAAGTGTGGAATGTGGTGAGACAAAATAGACTGTCAGAAAAACTGCCGAGAATTATTCAACCTTTCTAAACTTCAAGGTAAGGTAAAAGTgtgaaaaacatttaataaagatCACATCATACAGAAACCAACATTCAATCTAATGCCTGCAACTAGTGCTGTTATATCTGTACACTTGTTATGTCAAAAAGTAACAATGGCTGAATGGATAACAAGTAATGAATTAGTGATGACATACTAATATAACAGACTCACATTCTTTGGCTGCAGACAACAGGAGACACAGTACTCATACACACTACAGCAAGCATTAGATAAACAGGTCTCACAGGTTTGATGCTTTGTTGATGGATTTTTTGGATTGCAACAGTTGTTGACCCCTACATGCTCTCTCCGACAAACATTACCTGCCGAAAAAAAAGACATCCCATATGATTACTATTTATACTAGAAGAGACACCAAGTACAGAAAATGTATTCTTATTGtagtatatttaataaataaagagTAACTATAAACAGAATCATTAAACCAATAATATAAGCAAACCATTTTTGTCTAatagagtaatttttttttttaaattctgcatACCTTTGTGGTCAACTATCAGCCAGCGACCTTGCCTAGAATTTCTACACTTAACAATCTCTGTATCATTAGAATCTTCAGAAGGCTGCCACTGAAAAGGTTGCCTTAGAGTTCTCTTTGATTCATACTCAGAAAGAATATAATCAGATGACTGAGGAATAGATTAAAATACCATTAAACAATCATTGTTAACTCAAAGCATCTCTAGTAAAACCCCTCATCAATAGGCCAGC belongs to Biomphalaria glabrata chromosome 12, xgBioGlab47.1, whole genome shotgun sequence and includes:
- the LOC106068348 gene encoding SREBP regulating gene protein-like: MLYPRVLRKRWVLAVIFICYFIYFLSATLSKSSDYILSEYESKRTLRQPFQWQPSEDSNDTEIVKCRNSRQGRWLIVDHKGNVCRREHVGVNNCCNPKNPSTKHQTCETCLSNACCSVYEYCVSCCLQPKNQHLLNKILKENQEAPYNLFVREVENLFDLCLAKCRTSSQSVQHENSYRDSSIKYCYGDKPPDLQIINS